One region of Juglans microcarpa x Juglans regia isolate MS1-56 chromosome 7S, Jm3101_v1.0, whole genome shotgun sequence genomic DNA includes:
- the LOC121240557 gene encoding alpha-glucan phosphorylase, H isozyme-like: MASTAEANGSPAYDVSAKIPAVAQPLAEEPAEIASNISYHAQFSPHFSPFKFEPEQAYYATAESVRDRLVQQWNETYRHFHKVDPKQTYYLSMEYLQGRALTNAIGNLNIQDAYGDALKKLGHELEEIAEQEKDAALGNGGLGRLASCFLDSMATLNLPAWGYGLRYKYGLFKQRITKEGQVESAEDWLEKFSPWEVVRHDIVYPVRFFGHVDVNPDGSRKWVGGEVVQALAYDVPIPGYKTKNTISLRLWEAKACAEDFNLFQFNDGQYEAAAQLHSQAQQICAVLYPGDATENGKLLRLKQQFFLCSASLQDIIFRFKERKLGKGSWQWSEFPSKVAVQLNDTHPTLSIPELMRLLMDHEGLGWDEAWDVTTRTIAYTNHTVLPEALEKWSPAVMWKLLPRHMEIIEEIDKRFIAMIRKTRTDLESKLSGICIVDDNPQKPVVRMANLCVVSAHTVNGVAQLHSDILKSELFADYVSIWPKKFQNKTNGITPRRWLRFCSPELSSIITKRLRSEQWVTNLDLLAGLQQFADDTDFQDEWFAAKMANKQRLAQYIERVTGESIDPHSLFDIQVKRIHEYKRQLLNILGAIYRYKKLKEMSSEERKNTTPRTIMFGGKAFATYTNAKRIVKLVNDVGAVVNNDPDINRYLKVVFVPNYNVSVAEILIPGSELSQHISTAGMEASGTSNMKFALNGCLIIGTLDGANVEIREEIGEENFFLFGATADEVPRLRKERENGQFKPDPRFEEAKHFIRSGAFGCYDYNPLLESLEGNTGYGRGDYFLVGHDFPSYMDAQAKVDEAYKDRKRWLKMSILSTAGSGKFSSDRTIAQYAKEIWNITGCPVP, from the exons ATGGCGTCTACCGCAGAAGCTAATGGTTCCCCTGCTTATGACGTTTCTGCTAAAATCCCTGCCGTGGCGCAGCCTCTGGCCGAGGAGCCAGCTGAAATCGCGTCAAATATCAGTTACCACGCGCAGTTCAGCCCTCATTTCTCTCCTTTCAAGTTCGAGCCGGAGCAAGCGTACTACGCGACGGCCGAGAGCGTTCGCGATCGTCTTGTACAA CAATGGAATGAGACCTACCGTCATTTTCACAAAGTTGATCCCAAACAAACATACTACTTATCAATGGAGTATCTCCAAGGACGAGCTTTGACTAATGCTATTGGGAATCTGAACATTCAAGATGCATATGGTGATGCTCTGAAAAAGTTGGGGCATGAACTTGAGGAAATAGCCGAGCAG GAGAAAGATGCAGCTCTAGGAAACGGTGGTCTTGGAAGGCTTGCTTCATGTTTTCTAGACTCAATGGCAACATTAAATTTGCCTGCATGGGGGTATGGTTTGAGGTACAAATATGGACTATTCAAGCAGAGGATCACCAAGGAGGGCCAAGTAGAAAGTGCCGAGGATTGGCTTGAG AAGTTTAGTCCATGGGAAGTTGTTAGGCATGACATAGTCTATCCTGTCAGATTCTTTGGCCACGTTGACGTTAATCCTGATGGATC CCGAAAATGGGTAGGTGGAGAAGTGGTGCAAGCTCTAGCTTACGATGTGCCAATACCAGGATACAAAACCAAGAATACTATTAGTCTTCGTCTCTGGGAAGCAAAAGCTTGTGCTGAGGATTTCAACCTATTCCAGTTTAATGATGGACAATATGAAGCCGCTGCACAGCTTCATTCTCAAGCTCAACAG ATTTGTGCTGTTCTGTATCCTGGGGATGCCACAGAAAATGGAAAGCTCTTAAGGCTGAAGCAACAATTCTTTCTTTGTAGTGCATCACTTCAG GACATTATATTCAGATTTAAGGAGAGGAAACTAGGGAAGGGATCATGGCAATGGTCTGAGTTTCCTAGCAAGGTTGCAGTACAATTGAATGATACCCATCCTACACTTTCGATTCCAGAGCTGATGCGATTACTAATGGATCATGAAGGACTTGGATGGGATGAAGCTTGGGATGTCACAACAAG GACTATTGCCTACACCAATCACACAGTCCTTCCAGAAGCTCTTGAGAAATGGTCACCAGCTGTGATGTGGAAGCTTCTTCCTCGCCATATGGAGATCATAGAAGAAATTGATAAGAGA TTCATTGCAATGATACGTAAGACACGAACTGACCTTGAAAGTAAGCTTTCCGGTATTTGCATTGTGGATGATAATCCTCAAAAGCCAGTAGTGCGAATGGCAAATCTTTGCGTGGTTTCTGCACATACG GTAAACGGGGTTGCCCAGTTACATAGTGATATCTTGAAGTCTGAGTTATTTGCAGACTATGTTTCTATATGGCCAAAAAAGttccaaaataaaaccaatgGCATTACTCCTCGTCGATGGCTTCGATTTTGCAGTCCTGAGCTCAGTAGCATAATAACCAAAAGGTTAAGATCTGAACAATGGGTCACCAACCTTGACCTACTTGCAGGTCTTCAACAG TTTGCCGATGACACAGACTTCCAAGATGAATGGTTTGCTGCCAAGATGGCTAATAAGCAGCGTTTGGCACAGTATATAGAACGAGTAACAGGGGAGAGCATTGACCCACATAGCCTATTTGACATACAAGTCAAGCGCATCCATGAATATAAAAGACAGCTTCTGAATATTCTGGGAGCAATTTATAGGTACAAGAAGTTAAAG GAGATGAGCTCCGAAGAGCGAAAGAACACAACTCCTCGCACCATCATGTTCGGGGGAAAGGCATTTGCAACATATACAAATGCTAAAAGAATAGTCAAGTTGGTTAATGATGTTGGTGCTGTTGTCAACAATGATCCcgatataaatagatatttgAAG GTAGTTTTTGTTCCAAATTACAATGTATCTGTAGCAGAGATACTTATTCCAGGAAGTGAGTTGTCACAGCATATTAGTACAGCAGGCATGGAGGCAAGTGGTACAAGCAACATGAAATTTGCACTCAATGGCTGTCTCATTATAGGTACTCTGGATGGAGCTAATGTAGAAATCAGAGAGGAAATTGGGGAGGAGAACTTTTTCCTCTTTGGTGCAACAGCAGATGAAGTTCCAAGGCTGCGTAAGGAAAGAGAGAATGGACAG TTCAAACCAGACCCCCGGTTTGAGGAGGCCAAGCACTTTATTAGGAGCGGAGCATTTGGATGCTATGACTACAACCCACTCCTTGAGTCACTAGAGGGAAACACCGGTTATGGTCGTGGTGATTATTTTCTTGTAGGTCACGACTTCCCAAGCTACATGGATGCTCAGGCAAAAGTAGATGAAGCTTACAA